The Psychromonas sp. MME1 genome window below encodes:
- a CDS encoding KpsF/GutQ family sugar-phosphate isomerase, with product MADDLLLLISYSGETDELLKIIPSIQHFGNKIISITGGMDSTLAKNSDVVLDASVEKETCPNNLAPTTSTTLTLVIGDALASTLTLERKFSPMDFAKFHPGGSLGKRLLTFVKDEMRSENLPFVDCDTSLTDALMVMTETRTGLALVMQNEKLQGVITDGDVRRFLISGKPITACLAKDLMNTSPTFISQNTRLTEAEEIMRAKHIKWLIVSENGGDIDGIIEWGQ from the coding sequence ATGGCCGATGATCTTTTACTGCTTATCTCCTATAGCGGTGAAACCGATGAGTTGTTAAAAATTATCCCCTCGATTCAGCATTTTGGTAATAAGATCATCTCTATTACTGGTGGTATGGATTCCACCTTAGCAAAAAATTCCGACGTGGTATTAGATGCTAGTGTTGAAAAAGAGACATGCCCCAATAATTTAGCGCCGACCACCTCGACCACATTAACCTTGGTGATTGGTGATGCGTTAGCGTCAACCTTAACTTTGGAAAGAAAATTTAGTCCGATGGACTTTGCTAAATTTCATCCCGGAGGCAGTCTTGGTAAGCGTTTACTCACTTTTGTTAAAGATGAGATGCGTAGTGAGAACTTACCCTTTGTTGATTGCGATACCTCATTGACCGATGCTCTGATGGTGATGACGGAAACACGTACTGGTCTCGCCTTGGTTATGCAAAATGAAAAGCTACAAGGTGTCATTACCGATGGCGATGTTCGTCGTTTTCTTATCTCAGGAAAACCCATCACGGCGTGTTTAGCAAAAGATTTAATGAATACTTCCCCGACGTTTATTTCGCAAAATACGCGCTTAACCGAAGCGGAAGAGATCATGCGAGCAAAACATATTAAATGGTTAATCGTCAGTGAAAATGGGGGGGATATAGATGGTATTATCGAATGGGGGCAGTAA
- a CDS encoding YdbH domain-containing protein, whose product MIISQKVRCYLLTALFILTTPTLAYAQSPAKPFAINLPFFNGDVERIIPNQDCPQNQIHSIHINNQQGQLTGDIASISWDLDCPIKQTEKVVTVKQPKASLLVAQKSVIDKQIAAFIAFLHGLPDSNIRIHELKLSTLNITNSLSVAVEIEKKAQQLHINLTSDLFTAMLKLNLTNHDMHIDSHINVAKLNHFISIDKALQRYLPSQLNLVYTTNLNTWQQGMLTVKHSDKLDNIAEQVRVDFTGKLNLLTEQVQITVLDIDLADLNYPLNDKKIWQTSYIKLALAQPALLNFSDLSLHGLALQLRIGKSNLLTQVARGKSQRIRIDKQKLPAVFMAIEGQGSAQKLQMDYRLALLNQAFTGHIDYAKNNVQLTMAEQTLSVKSIFEALRTYLPEIALLEVKEGDIKIALSAQYDLERKQAAIKSAVNVLELAGQYENILFDGVSADSELDYLLAGDKLTVLSDKQKINVDNLFVGLPIQAIQLDAQLNGGDAIVNHFKARLLGGRVDFDDFAVHAPSHTQINIAGIELSEIIKYSAYPEIDSKGVIDGMLPFSLTEQGMSIENGAVFARPPGGFIKVPESTVVTAMGKANPALSVTMQLLSDFQFDTLQGVIGYTADGESVINIKLKGSNPTVTGVQPINFNYSHQENILKLLKSLRFNDQLIRQIKENY is encoded by the coding sequence GTGATCATTAGTCAGAAAGTAAGGTGTTATTTATTAACGGCTTTATTTATACTGACGACCCCGACTTTGGCTTATGCTCAATCGCCAGCTAAGCCATTCGCTATCAATCTTCCTTTTTTTAATGGTGATGTTGAGCGAATAATTCCTAATCAAGATTGCCCACAAAATCAAATTCACTCGATTCACATTAACAATCAGCAAGGTCAACTCACAGGAGACATTGCAAGTATAAGTTGGGATCTCGACTGTCCAATCAAGCAAACTGAAAAAGTAGTCACAGTGAAGCAACCCAAAGCGTCTCTATTAGTGGCTCAAAAAAGTGTGATAGATAAACAGATTGCAGCGTTTATCGCTTTTTTACACGGTTTACCCGATAGTAATATTCGTATTCATGAGTTGAAACTGAGTACGCTAAATATAACCAATAGCTTGTCTGTCGCGGTGGAGATTGAAAAAAAAGCGCAACAACTGCATATTAATTTAACATCAGATCTGTTCACCGCCATGTTAAAACTCAATTTAACCAATCATGATATGCATATTGATAGCCATATCAACGTGGCTAAGCTCAATCATTTTATCTCCATTGATAAGGCATTGCAGCGATATTTGCCAAGTCAACTTAACCTTGTATACACGACGAATCTAAATACTTGGCAGCAAGGCATGTTAACCGTTAAGCATAGCGATAAGTTAGATAATATCGCTGAACAGGTGCGTGTTGACTTCACTGGTAAACTTAACTTATTAACAGAGCAGGTGCAGATCACTGTGTTAGATATTGATCTAGCCGATTTAAATTATCCTCTTAACGATAAAAAAATATGGCAAACATCTTATATTAAACTCGCATTAGCGCAGCCAGCACTGCTCAATTTCAGTGATTTGTCGCTACATGGATTAGCGCTGCAATTACGAATAGGTAAAAGCAATTTATTAACACAAGTCGCACGCGGGAAAAGTCAGCGAATACGCATTGATAAACAGAAACTTCCCGCCGTTTTTATGGCCATCGAGGGGCAAGGCTCTGCACAAAAATTGCAAATGGATTATCGATTGGCGTTATTAAATCAAGCGTTCACTGGGCATATTGACTATGCTAAAAATAACGTGCAATTAACGATGGCAGAGCAAACGTTATCAGTCAAAAGTATCTTTGAAGCATTACGAACTTACCTTCCAGAGATTGCTTTACTCGAGGTGAAGGAGGGGGATATTAAGATTGCCTTGTCTGCGCAATACGACTTAGAAAGAAAACAGGCGGCCATTAAAAGTGCTGTTAACGTACTAGAGTTAGCCGGACAATATGAAAATATTCTCTTTGATGGTGTCTCTGCGGATAGTGAACTAGATTATCTATTAGCAGGGGATAAGTTGACGGTTTTATCTGATAAGCAAAAGATAAATGTAGATAATCTATTTGTCGGCTTGCCGATTCAGGCCATCCAATTGGATGCACAATTAAATGGTGGTGACGCGATTGTTAACCATTTTAAAGCGCGATTGTTAGGTGGACGCGTTGATTTTGATGATTTTGCGGTACATGCACCGAGCCACACGCAGATAAATATTGCCGGAATAGAGTTGAGTGAGATAATTAAATATAGTGCTTACCCAGAGATTGATAGCAAAGGGGTGATTGATGGCATGTTGCCTTTTTCTTTGACTGAGCAGGGAATGTCGATTGAAAATGGCGCTGTTTTTGCTCGTCCCCCTGGTGGTTTTATTAAAGTACCAGAAAGTACGGTTGTTACTGCGATGGGCAAGGCGAATCCGGCATTATCAGTCACGATGCAATTATTATCGGACTTTCAATTTGATACATTACAGGGGGTAATCGGTTATACTGCTGATGGTGAAAGTGTAATCAACATCAAGCTAAAAGGGAGTAACCCAACCGTGACTGGCGTACAACCTATTAACTTTAATTATTCACACCAAGAGAATATTTTAAAATTGCTTAAAAGTTTGCGTTTTAATGACCAATTAATACGCCAAATCAAGGAGAACTATTAG
- a CDS encoding YnbE family lipoprotein, whose protein sequence is MLVAVLSLMLAACTPRVELAMPNEPITINLNVKIDHEIRVKVDKELDSLFEEDSGLF, encoded by the coding sequence ATGCTGGTGGCCGTGTTATCGCTGATGCTCGCCGCTTGTACGCCCCGGGTCGAGTTAGCGATGCCTAATGAGCCGATCACCATTAATTTAAATGTGAAAATAGACCATGAAATCCGAGTGAAAGTAGACAAAGAATTAGATTCCCTATTTGAAGAAGATAGTGGCTTGTTTTAA
- a CDS encoding YdbL family protein encodes MKKLALLLSLLMSFSALALDLSEAKELGLIGEKKNGLLGVVKESSEAATLVKEINEKRLVEYKKIAAKNSMSLEQVAILAGDKTISKTAPGQYIENSSGQWVVK; translated from the coding sequence ATGAAAAAGTTAGCATTACTATTGAGTTTATTAATGAGTTTTTCGGCATTGGCATTGGACTTGTCAGAGGCGAAGGAACTAGGCCTTATTGGAGAGAAAAAAAATGGCCTATTGGGCGTGGTTAAAGAGTCATCAGAGGCCGCGACATTAGTTAAAGAGATTAATGAAAAACGCTTAGTTGAATATAAAAAAATAGCAGCAAAAAATAGTATGTCGTTAGAGCAAGTGGCGATTCTCGCTGGCGATAAAACCATTAGCAAAACGGCACCGGGACAATACATTGAAAATAGCTCAGGGCAGTGGGTCGTTAAATAA
- a CDS encoding aspartate/glutamate racemase family protein encodes MKTIGLLAGMSWESSISYYRAINEGVKASLGGLHSAKIIMYSVDFEPIEKRQHVGDWQGTADILIAAAKNVQAGGADFLLICTNTMHKVAQQIEEAIDIPLLHIADATAQELVKRGVTKVGLLGTRFTMEEDFYKSRLSDNYGLTVVIPEQGDRDIVHRVIYEELCLGKTIAASRAEYLRIIDDLASQGAQAVILGCTEIAMLVKQTDSKVMLLDTTALHAQKAVEYAI; translated from the coding sequence ATGAAAACGATTGGACTGTTAGCAGGAATGAGCTGGGAAAGCTCGATTAGCTATTACCGCGCGATTAATGAGGGGGTAAAAGCCTCTCTTGGCGGCCTGCATTCCGCCAAAATCATCATGTATAGCGTTGATTTCGAGCCCATCGAAAAACGGCAGCATGTGGGGGATTGGCAAGGCACTGCCGATATACTGATTGCTGCCGCGAAAAATGTGCAAGCGGGTGGTGCGGATTTTTTACTTATTTGTACCAACACCATGCATAAAGTCGCACAACAAATAGAAGAAGCGATTGATATTCCCCTGCTCCATATCGCCGATGCAACCGCGCAGGAGTTGGTTAAAAGAGGGGTTACTAAAGTCGGTTTACTTGGTACCCGCTTTACCATGGAAGAAGATTTTTATAAAAGCCGTTTAAGCGATAATTACGGTTTAACGGTTGTCATTCCAGAGCAAGGTGACCGTGATATTGTCCATCGCGTTATCTATGAAGAGCTTTGTCTAGGGAAAACTATTGCCGCTTCCAGAGCTGAATACTTGCGTATTATTGACGATTTAGCAAGTCAAGGTGCGCAAGCGGTGATCCTTGGTTGTACGGAAATTGCCATGTTAGTTAAGCAAACGGATAGCAAGGTGATGCTTCTTGATACCACTGCGCTGCATGCTCAGAAAGCCGTTGAATATGCAATATAG
- the glnS gene encoding glutamine--tRNA ligase produces MTTLETSPSNFIRNIIDEDLRTGKHKSIQTRFPPEPNGYLHIGHAKSICLNFGIAEDYPNALCNLRFDDTNPLKEDADYVAAIEKDVLWLGFQWAGDVRYSSDYFEQLYNYAVELIENDKAYVCELNAEQTREYRGTLTSPGKDSPFRNRPISESLDLFARMRAGEFAEGSLMLRAKIDMASPNMKMRDPVIYRIRFAHHHQTGDKWCIYPMYDFTHCISDAIEGITHSLCTLEFEDHRPLYDWVLANISIACKPRQIEFSRLNLQYTLTSKRKLNALVTEKIVSGWDDPRMPTISGMRRRGYPAASLREFSKRIGVTKQENTVEFASLEACVRENLESNAPRAMAVIDPVKVIITNYDENQSEQLIAPAHPKDESMGTRTLPFSAQLYIDREDFKESANKHYKRLVLGKEVRLRNAYVIKAENVVKDDAGNITEIHCTYDPETLGKNPSDGRKVKGVIHWVDATSNHAAEFRIYERLFLVANPGAAEDVHEVLNPKSLVIKQGFVEIGLAQAEAEKAYQFEREGYFCADSKESTADHLVFNRTVALRDSWAG; encoded by the coding sequence ATGACTACGCTGGAAACTAGCCCAAGCAATTTTATTCGCAATATTATCGATGAAGATCTTAGAACGGGTAAACATAAGTCTATCCAGACACGCTTTCCTCCTGAGCCAAATGGCTATTTACATATCGGTCATGCAAAATCTATCTGCTTGAATTTTGGTATCGCTGAAGATTATCCTAATGCGCTTTGTAACCTACGTTTTGACGATACTAATCCGCTTAAGGAAGATGCCGATTATGTTGCTGCCATTGAAAAAGATGTACTATGGTTAGGTTTTCAATGGGCTGGCGATGTTCGCTACTCCTCTGATTATTTTGAACAGCTTTATAATTATGCCGTTGAACTGATAGAAAATGATAAAGCCTATGTTTGTGAGCTTAACGCGGAACAAACTCGCGAATACCGGGGTACGTTAACGTCACCGGGTAAAGATAGCCCATTCCGCAATCGTCCGATTAGCGAAAGTTTAGATCTTTTCGCGCGTATGCGTGCCGGTGAATTTGCCGAAGGTAGCTTGATGCTGCGTGCAAAAATCGACATGGCATCACCGAATATGAAAATGCGTGATCCAGTGATTTACCGTATCCGTTTCGCACATCACCACCAAACGGGTGATAAATGGTGTATTTATCCGATGTATGATTTTACTCATTGTATTTCGGATGCAATAGAAGGGATCACTCATAGTTTATGTACCTTAGAATTTGAAGATCATCGCCCATTATACGATTGGGTGTTAGCCAATATCAGCATTGCTTGTAAACCGCGTCAAATTGAGTTTTCGCGTTTAAATTTACAATATACCTTAACCTCGAAACGTAAACTGAATGCCTTGGTGACTGAAAAAATTGTAAGCGGTTGGGATGATCCTCGTATGCCGACTATTTCGGGCATGCGTCGTCGTGGTTATCCTGCTGCCTCTTTGCGTGAATTTTCAAAACGTATTGGTGTAACCAAGCAGGAAAATACCGTCGAATTTGCCTCTTTAGAAGCCTGTGTACGTGAAAATCTAGAATCAAATGCACCACGTGCAATGGCGGTGATTGATCCCGTTAAGGTGATCATCACTAACTACGATGAAAATCAAAGCGAACAGTTAATTGCACCTGCGCATCCGAAAGATGAAAGCATGGGAACGCGTACTTTACCTTTCTCTGCGCAGCTCTATATTGATAGAGAAGATTTCAAAGAGAGTGCTAACAAACATTACAAACGTTTAGTGTTAGGCAAAGAAGTGCGTTTACGTAATGCCTATGTGATTAAAGCGGAAAATGTTGTAAAAGACGATGCGGGCAATATCACCGAAATTCACTGTACATATGATCCTGAAACACTAGGTAAAAACCCAAGTGATGGTCGTAAAGTGAAAGGAGTTATTCATTGGGTTGATGCAACATCGAACCATGCTGCCGAATTCCGTATTTATGAACGTCTGTTTTTAGTTGCTAACCCTGGCGCTGCGGAAGATGTTCATGAGGTGCTAAACCCAAAATCTTTAGTTATTAAACAAGGTTTTGTTGAAATTGGATTAGCGCAGGCTGAAGCGGAAAAAGCGTACCAATTTGAGCGTGAAGGGTATTTCTGTGCCGATAGTAAAGAGTCAACTGCTGACCATTTAGTCTTTAACCGCACCGTTGCATTACGCGACTCTTGGGCGGGTTAA
- a CDS encoding exonuclease domain-containing protein yields MFSLCSIALDIRWQKWSLKSLHLQRYYDALFDQLKTPIALIPLVAIDLEMTGLNSKQDQIVSIAVVPIIDGQIQLNQAKQRLLRITGSVGQSATIHGLLDKDLDSALSLEEAIYWLLDEIQGKVIIAHHAPLDLSFIETAIEQVLHEKCKLFAIDTLQIERQRLLRQQDHIQQGELRLGSVRHRYNLPIYNAHNALIDALACAELFLAQLSQLGDKQKIKVIELLK; encoded by the coding sequence ATGTTTAGCCTCTGCTCCATTGCCCTCGATATTCGTTGGCAAAAGTGGTCACTCAAATCCCTTCACTTGCAGCGCTATTACGACGCCCTGTTTGACCAACTTAAAACTCCCATTGCCCTAATACCGCTAGTGGCCATTGATTTAGAGATGACGGGCCTCAACAGTAAACAGGATCAAATTGTCAGCATTGCCGTTGTACCAATTATTGATGGGCAAATCCAACTTAATCAAGCGAAGCAACGCTTACTTAGAATTACAGGCAGTGTCGGGCAGAGTGCCACTATTCATGGCTTGCTTGACAAAGATCTTGATAGCGCCCTCTCATTAGAAGAGGCGATATATTGGTTACTCGATGAGATACAAGGAAAAGTCATTATCGCCCACCATGCGCCATTAGATCTTAGTTTTATAGAAACTGCCATAGAACAAGTATTGCATGAAAAATGTAAACTCTTTGCCATCGACACACTACAGATAGAGCGGCAACGACTGTTACGGCAACAGGATCATATTCAACAGGGAGAGTTACGTTTGGGGAGTGTTCGTCATCGCTACAATTTACCTATTTATAACGCCCACAATGCTTTAATTGATGCGCTCGCTTGTGCAGAACTTTTTTTAGCGCAATTGAGTCAGTTAGGTGATAAACAAAAAATAAAGGTAATAGAGCTGCTAAAATGA
- a CDS encoding DUF294 nucleotidyltransferase-like domain-containing protein, whose amino-acid sequence MDSSELQPVHEFIAKIPPFDSLDTAQINQTCLALKVVYYSKNEQLVHVDSNPSQLYIVRTGAFEVVTPKGELIDRISDGQYFGFSGMLSGEKVVNKVRILEDGLVYILPQQAFDQLRANCYAFDRFFNQAFAQRIRHQGAINSEKMSSNRIDNLLCKKIIALNSQATIYQAAQQMSENRVSSLLIIDNEKLVGILTDKDLRNRVLARGLNGEISIAEVMTKEPQTLPANALVFEAILTMSENNIHHLPIVAQEQVIGMLSSTDLMRNQSSQPILLMAQINKQNRLSELVKVSQQIPMLLQNLISSDAKPHEIGRTLTTVTDSLTRRLITLAQDSLGIAPVPFCWLAFGSQARQDQAAGSDQDNALLLARELDNEEKIYFQQLAKMVCDGLNACGFPYCPGEIMASNEKWQKSLQQWQQAFRDWIRTPQPKALLHASIFFDMRAIFGPQELFTQLQNSVLAETKGNDIFLAAMTSTALDRSPPLGFFRDFVVERDGREVKGIDLKHRGNALINDIVRVYALSIGSKEVSTHKRLEALLKNDQLNHQDVKNLRDASEFIAHQRLANQGEQFSNNLPINNYLRPDSLSSLSRHQLKAAFKIVHEAQVGLKLKFLRLY is encoded by the coding sequence ATGGATAGTAGTGAACTGCAACCCGTACATGAATTTATTGCCAAAATTCCCCCCTTCGATTCGTTGGATACGGCACAGATCAATCAAACTTGCCTTGCGCTCAAAGTTGTCTACTACAGCAAAAATGAGCAATTGGTTCACGTCGATAGCAATCCCTCACAACTTTATATTGTCCGCACGGGTGCCTTTGAAGTTGTCACCCCGAAAGGAGAATTAATTGATCGCATTTCCGATGGGCAATACTTTGGTTTTAGTGGCATGCTTTCTGGTGAAAAAGTCGTTAATAAAGTACGTATCCTCGAAGATGGTTTAGTCTATATTTTACCGCAACAAGCCTTTGATCAGCTGCGCGCAAATTGCTATGCCTTTGACCGTTTTTTTAATCAAGCCTTTGCGCAACGCATTCGTCACCAGGGCGCTATCAATAGTGAAAAAATGTCGAGCAATCGTATCGACAATTTACTCTGTAAGAAGATTATTGCATTGAATAGCCAAGCCACCATCTATCAAGCCGCACAACAGATGTCAGAAAACCGCGTTTCCTCGCTATTAATCATTGATAATGAAAAATTAGTCGGTATTTTAACCGATAAAGATTTACGTAATCGTGTACTTGCACGAGGTTTAAATGGTGAGATTAGTATCGCAGAGGTGATGACGAAAGAGCCACAAACACTGCCCGCTAACGCTTTGGTTTTTGAAGCGATATTAACCATGAGTGAGAATAACATTCACCATCTGCCAATTGTTGCACAGGAGCAAGTCATTGGTATGCTTAGTAGCACCGATTTAATGCGCAATCAAAGCTCGCAACCAATTTTATTAATGGCGCAAATTAATAAGCAGAATAGGTTATCTGAACTTGTTAAGGTCAGCCAACAAATACCTATGCTACTGCAAAACCTCATTAGTAGTGATGCCAAACCCCATGAGATTGGCCGCACTTTAACAACGGTGACTGATAGTTTAACACGACGTTTAATCACCCTCGCACAGGACTCTTTAGGCATTGCGCCAGTGCCCTTTTGTTGGCTAGCATTTGGCTCACAGGCGCGTCAAGATCAAGCCGCGGGCTCGGATCAAGACAATGCCCTATTACTCGCCAGAGAGCTCGATAATGAGGAAAAAATCTATTTTCAGCAACTCGCCAAAATGGTCTGCGATGGTTTAAATGCCTGCGGTTTCCCCTATTGCCCGGGTGAAATTATGGCTAGCAATGAAAAGTGGCAAAAATCCTTGCAACAATGGCAACAAGCTTTTCGCGATTGGATACGAACCCCACAACCCAAAGCGTTATTACATGCTTCTATCTTTTTTGATATGCGCGCTATTTTCGGCCCTCAGGAATTATTTACTCAACTACAAAACAGTGTGTTAGCAGAAACCAAAGGAAATGATATATTTCTAGCGGCCATGACCAGTACCGCACTGGATCGCAGTCCACCTTTGGGTTTCTTCCGTGATTTTGTCGTTGAGCGGGATGGACGTGAGGTCAAGGGAATTGATTTAAAACACCGAGGCAACGCCTTGATTAACGATATTGTACGCGTTTACGCATTATCCATAGGATCTAAAGAAGTAAGCACACACAAACGCCTTGAAGCGCTATTGAAGAATGATCAACTCAACCATCAAGATGTGAAAAATTTACGTGATGCCAGTGAGTTTATCGCTCATCAACGTCTTGCCAATCAAGGCGAACAGTTTAGTAATAATCTTCCCATCAACAATTACCTACGACCGGATAGTCTCTCCTCGCTGAGTCGTCATCAATTAAAAGCGGCCTTTAAAATTGTTCATGAAGCACAAGTCGGTCTTAAATTAAAATTTTTAAGGCTGTATTAA
- a CDS encoding sodium:solute symporter family protein, whose protein sequence is MDVQALTYLIVGLTFALYIGIAIWSRAGTTKEFYVAGGGVHPVVNGMATAADWMSAASFISLAGIVSFVGYDGAVYLMGWTGGYVLLALLMAPYLRKFGKFTVPDFIGDRYYSQTARTVAVFCAIFICFTYIAGQMRGVGVVFSRFLEVDVNTGVYIGMAVVFFYAVLGGMKGITYTQVAQYCVLIFAFMVPAIFLSVMMTGHILPQLGFGSELIDAAGNSTGIFLLDKLDGLSTELGFAQYTEGAKSTIDVFFITGALMFGTAGLPHVIVRFFTVPRVKDARSSAGWALVFIAIMYTTIPALAAFSRVNMINTINGPDGQGVAYSEAPSWIKSWEKTGLITFDDKNSDGKMFYTKGDANEMKIDRDIIVLATPEIADLPAWVIALVAAGGLAAALSTSAGLLLVISTSVSHDLLKKNFLPNISDKKELLFARLAAAIGIVVAGYFGIHPPGFVAAVVAIAFGLAASSLFPAITMGIFSKKMNKEGAIAGMVAGLSFTAIYIIYFKFVNPAGNIPDNWLFGISPEGIGMLGMVVNFIVAIIVCKMTAVVPLAVQDMVESIRFPKGAGDAHDH, encoded by the coding sequence ATGGATGTTCAAGCATTAACCTATTTAATTGTGGGTCTCACTTTTGCACTCTATATTGGTATCGCAATTTGGTCTCGCGCAGGCACAACAAAAGAGTTTTATGTTGCAGGTGGCGGTGTCCACCCCGTTGTTAACGGTATGGCAACCGCTGCGGATTGGATGTCAGCGGCATCCTTTATCTCACTAGCTGGTATTGTCTCATTTGTTGGTTATGATGGTGCGGTATACCTAATGGGCTGGACGGGAGGCTATGTGTTACTGGCGCTATTAATGGCACCCTATCTGCGTAAATTCGGCAAGTTTACTGTACCTGATTTTATTGGAGACCGTTACTATTCACAAACGGCTCGTACCGTTGCTGTATTTTGCGCTATTTTTATCTGCTTCACCTATATCGCAGGGCAAATGCGGGGTGTTGGCGTGGTCTTTTCACGCTTCCTCGAAGTGGACGTCAATACGGGTGTTTATATCGGCATGGCGGTTGTATTCTTTTATGCCGTGCTCGGCGGTATGAAAGGGATCACCTACACCCAAGTCGCACAATATTGTGTTTTGATTTTTGCCTTTATGGTGCCAGCTATTTTTCTATCGGTAATGATGACTGGCCATATCCTTCCTCAATTAGGATTTGGATCCGAACTCATTGATGCAGCGGGTAATAGCACAGGCATTTTTTTACTCGATAAACTTGATGGTTTATCCACAGAATTGGGCTTTGCACAGTATACTGAAGGGGCAAAAAGTACCATTGATGTGTTCTTTATTACTGGTGCATTAATGTTTGGTACGGCTGGTTTACCTCATGTTATCGTCCGCTTTTTCACTGTACCACGGGTTAAAGATGCGCGCAGCTCTGCGGGCTGGGCATTAGTCTTCATCGCGATAATGTACACAACCATCCCAGCGTTAGCGGCCTTTTCTCGTGTTAATATGATTAACACCATCAATGGGCCTGACGGTCAAGGTGTTGCCTATTCAGAGGCTCCTAGCTGGATTAAAAGTTGGGAGAAAACGGGTTTAATCACATTTGATGATAAAAACAGTGATGGCAAAATGTTTTATACAAAAGGCGATGCCAATGAGATGAAAATAGACCGCGATATTATCGTCTTGGCGACACCTGAAATTGCCGATTTACCAGCTTGGGTAATCGCCTTAGTTGCTGCGGGAGGCCTTGCTGCTGCACTATCCACGTCGGCGGGATTATTACTGGTTATTTCAACTTCCGTTTCCCATGACCTATTGAAGAAAAACTTTTTACCGAATATCTCCGATAAAAAAGAGCTCCTCTTCGCGCGTTTGGCGGCGGCGATTGGTATTGTCGTTGCGGGATACTTTGGTATTCATCCTCCTGGTTTTGTGGCTGCGGTGGTCGCTATTGCCTTTGGTCTTGCAGCATCCTCTCTCTTCCCAGCCATTACGATGGGGATTTTTTCTAAAAAGATGAATAAAGAGGGCGCGATTGCCGGGATGGTAGCAGGCTTAAGCTTTACCGCTATCTACATCATTTACTTTAAATTTGTTAACCCTGCTGGCAACATACCCGATAACTGGTTATTTGGTATTTCTCCAGAAGGGATTGGCATGCTCGGGATGGTGGTCAACTTTATAGTGGCAATTATCGTATGCAAAATGACGGCTGTCGTACCACTGGCAGTTCAAGATATGGTCGAATCAATCCGTTTCCCTAAAGGAGCGGGCGATGCGCATGACCATTAG
- a CDS encoding DUF4212 domain-containing protein: protein MAFKNQNSASEYWNENIKLVLTLLAIWALVSFGCGILLVDILNDITFMGFKLGFWFAQQGSMYVFVALIFVYVAKANALDEKYGVHED, encoded by the coding sequence ATGGCTTTTAAAAATCAAAACAGCGCAAGTGAGTATTGGAATGAAAATATAAAACTCGTCCTGACTCTGCTTGCAATCTGGGCACTGGTCTCCTTTGGTTGTGGAATTTTATTAGTAGATATTCTCAACGATATTACCTTTATGGGCTTTAAATTGGGATTTTGGTTTGCTCAACAAGGTTCTATGTATGTATTTGTCGCACTTATTTTTGTCTACGTGGCAAAAGCAAATGCATTAGATGAAAAATATGGTGTTCACGAAGATTAA